A genome region from Mycobacterium florentinum includes the following:
- a CDS encoding GAF domain-containing sensor histidine kinase: protein MHEQLDELLAGRDQMEQLLRVIVEIGSDLDLDATLRRIIMSARDLTSAPYGALAIRDPEGGLVSFVHDGIDAETARQIGPLPVGKGILSVSLLDTPALRLDDLTTHPAAVGFPEHHPPMRAFLAVPITIRGTVFGNLYLTHDEPARVFSESDEVAARALAFAAAVAIDNAQVFERERTSVKWMDASREITTALLSSVDSRTTPLRLIAERACALTEAEQAIVLVPVDADLPAEENDTLVVSAAVGLNFDEVVGQRVPIDGSTSGRVFRSGVPLITESLNYPIQAFTDVGERSAIVMPLRAPEQVVGVIAVARNAGQPPFDDSYLDLVSDFATHAAIALMLAEGREHSRQLTIVAERERIAHDLHDHVIQRLFAAGMDLQGTVARVRSPEVAERLNRTLDDLQTIIEEIRTTIFQLKSPLGGDGGFRNRIQRVVADLTGNRDIVTTVRMHGPMTAVGGELAEHAEAVTAEAVSNVVRHSSATRLTVDVSVADMLTVDVTDNGCGIPADNPRRSGLANLTYRAEQVGGSCEVSAPDGGGTRVRWTAPLDDR, encoded by the coding sequence ATGCATGAGCAACTCGACGAGTTGCTGGCGGGCCGCGATCAAATGGAGCAGTTGCTGCGGGTCATCGTCGAGATCGGATCGGATCTCGACCTGGATGCGACCCTGCGTCGGATCATCATGTCGGCCCGGGATTTGACCTCAGCCCCGTACGGCGCCTTGGCAATACGCGACCCCGAGGGTGGGTTGGTCTCATTTGTCCACGATGGAATCGACGCCGAGACGGCGCGACAAATCGGGCCCCTTCCGGTCGGCAAGGGAATTCTGAGCGTGTCGCTGCTCGACACACCGGCTTTACGTTTGGACGATCTGACCACACACCCGGCCGCGGTCGGGTTTCCCGAGCACCACCCGCCGATGCGTGCCTTTCTCGCGGTGCCGATCACGATTCGGGGAACGGTGTTCGGCAATCTGTATCTGACCCACGACGAGCCGGCGCGGGTCTTCTCCGAATCCGACGAAGTCGCCGCGCGGGCGTTGGCGTTTGCGGCCGCGGTCGCGATCGACAATGCGCAAGTATTCGAGCGCGAGCGCACGTCGGTGAAGTGGATGGATGCCAGCCGGGAGATCACCACCGCGCTGCTTTCGAGTGTCGACTCGCGAACGACGCCGTTGCGGCTGATCGCCGAACGGGCCTGCGCCCTCACCGAAGCCGAACAGGCGATCGTGCTCGTCCCGGTTGACGCTGATCTACCGGCTGAGGAAAACGACACGCTCGTCGTCTCTGCCGCGGTCGGGCTCAACTTCGATGAAGTTGTCGGGCAACGGGTTCCGATCGACGGATCCACCAGCGGCCGGGTTTTCCGCTCGGGCGTGCCACTGATCACCGAGTCGCTGAACTATCCGATTCAGGCTTTCACCGATGTCGGCGAACGCTCGGCGATCGTGATGCCGCTGCGCGCACCCGAACAAGTCGTCGGCGTGATCGCCGTTGCCCGCAATGCCGGCCAGCCACCCTTCGACGACAGCTACCTCGACCTGGTCAGTGATTTCGCCACGCACGCCGCGATCGCGCTGATGCTCGCCGAAGGACGCGAGCACTCACGCCAGCTGACCATCGTGGCCGAGCGGGAGCGCATCGCGCACGACCTACACGACCATGTGATCCAGCGGTTGTTCGCCGCCGGCATGGATCTGCAGGGCACCGTCGCCCGAGTGCGTTCACCGGAGGTCGCCGAGCGGCTCAATCGCACCCTCGACGACCTGCAAACCATCATCGAAGAGATCCGCACCACGATCTTCCAGCTGAAATCCCCGCTGGGCGGCGACGGCGGCTTTCGCAATCGGATCCAACGGGTGGTCGCCGACCTGACCGGCAATCGCGACATCGTCACCACGGTGCGCATGCACGGGCCGATGACCGCCGTGGGCGGCGAACTCGCCGAGCATGCCGAAGCGGTCACCGCCGAAGCCGTCAGCAATGTCGTCCGGCACTCGTCCGCGACAAGACTGACCGTGGACGTCAGCGTCGCCGACATGCTGACCGTCGACGTCACCGACAACGGTTGCGGCATTCCCGCCGACAACCCCCGCCGCAGCGGATTGGCCAATTTGACGTACCGCGCCGAACAGGTCGGCGGATCCTGCGAAGTCAGCGCCCCGGACGGCGGCGGCACCAGGGTCCGCTGGACCGCTCCGCTGGATGATCGCTGA
- a CDS encoding SDR family oxidoreductase, giving the protein MAERLAGKVALISGGARGMGASHVRTMVAEGAKVVLGDILDDEGKAVAAEVGDSARYLHLDVTKPDDWDAAVATALSEFGGIDVLVNNAGIINIGTFEDYALSEWQRILDINLTGVFLGIRAVVKPMKEAGRGSIINISSIEGMAGTIACHGYTATKFAVRGLTKSAALELGPSGIRVNSIHPGLIKTPMTDWVPDDIFQTALGRAAEPKEVSSLVIYLASDESSYSTGSEFVVDGGCTAGLGHKDFSAVETEEQPEWVT; this is encoded by the coding sequence GTGGCAGAACGATTGGCGGGAAAGGTCGCACTGATCAGTGGGGGTGCGCGGGGGATGGGCGCCTCGCACGTCCGGACGATGGTGGCCGAGGGAGCCAAGGTCGTACTCGGCGACATCCTCGACGACGAAGGCAAGGCGGTAGCGGCAGAGGTCGGGGACTCGGCTCGTTACCTGCACCTCGACGTGACGAAGCCCGATGACTGGGATGCCGCGGTGGCAACCGCGCTCAGCGAGTTCGGCGGCATCGACGTGCTGGTGAACAACGCGGGCATCATCAACATCGGCACCTTTGAGGACTACGCGCTCTCGGAGTGGCAGCGGATCCTCGACATCAATCTGACCGGTGTGTTTCTCGGCATCCGCGCGGTGGTGAAACCGATGAAGGAAGCCGGACGAGGCTCGATCATCAACATCTCCTCGATCGAAGGCATGGCCGGAACCATCGCCTGCCACGGTTACACCGCAACCAAATTCGCCGTGCGGGGCCTGACGAAGTCGGCCGCGCTGGAACTGGGTCCCAGCGGAATCCGGGTGAACTCGATCCATCCCGGTCTGATCAAGACCCCGATGACCGATTGGGTTCCCGACGACATCTTCCAGACCGCGCTGGGGCGGGCCGCCGAACCCAAGGAGGTGTCCAGCCTCGTGATCTATCTGGCCAGCGACGAGTCCAGCTATTCCACCGGTTCGGAGTTCGTGGTCGACGGCGGTTGCACCGCGGGCCTGGGCCACAAGGACTTTTCCGCGGTGGAAACCGAAGAGCAGCCGGAGTGGGTTACCTAG
- the fdxA gene encoding ferredoxin, protein MTYVIGKACVDVMEKSCVHECPVDCIYEGDRTMYINPDECVDCGACKPACHAGAIYWEGDLPDDEQAHLADNAAFFALPLAGRSGPLGSPGGASALGRVGVDTPMIAAMPAAGA, encoded by the coding sequence ATGACCTATGTGATCGGCAAGGCCTGCGTCGACGTAATGGAGAAATCCTGCGTTCACGAATGCCCGGTGGACTGCATCTACGAGGGTGACCGAACGATGTACATCAACCCCGACGAGTGCGTGGACTGCGGGGCCTGCAAGCCGGCTTGCCACGCCGGTGCCATTTATTGGGAGGGCGATCTGCCCGACGACGAGCAGGCGCACCTGGCCGACAACGCCGCGTTTTTCGCTCTCCCGCTTGCGGGTCGTTCCGGCCCGCTGGGCTCTCCAGGCGGCGCCAGCGCATTGGGGCGCGTCGGTGTCGACACCCCGATGATCGCGGCAATGCCAGCCGCCGGAGCCTGA
- a CDS encoding universal stress protein encodes MSQLHCKSVVVGVDGSKAAITAAKWAIDEAISRELPLRFVHVVPREDARATQPSGWEVERGEMALWQADGAVQGVGKPVEIETALLSGDPEEVLIHESQDAALVCLGVGKREWGSDELLGPTAAALATRAHCPVAIIRSDSDEPPAEGGVIAVVVNDEPDNDEVVHHAMEEGRLRKATVRQIDRRLDSWVRRYPDVRVEVVAAGAGVRMTENHSNAIDLAVVGQADADEITKLGALNCHPIPGYPDCSVLLVRH; translated from the coding sequence GTGAGTCAGCTGCATTGCAAGTCGGTGGTCGTCGGGGTCGACGGTTCGAAAGCCGCAATCACCGCTGCCAAGTGGGCGATCGACGAGGCGATCAGCCGTGAACTGCCGCTGCGTTTTGTGCACGTCGTCCCGCGCGAAGACGCGCGTGCCACCCAACCTTCCGGCTGGGAGGTCGAGCGCGGCGAGATGGCACTCTGGCAGGCCGACGGCGCCGTCCAGGGTGTGGGAAAGCCGGTCGAGATCGAAACAGCCCTTCTCTCAGGAGATCCCGAAGAAGTCCTGATCCATGAGTCGCAGGATGCGGCCCTGGTGTGCCTGGGCGTCGGCAAGCGCGAATGGGGGAGCGACGAGTTGTTGGGCCCAACTGCCGCGGCGCTGGCCACGCGGGCGCATTGCCCGGTGGCCATCATCCGAAGCGATTCCGACGAGCCGCCGGCGGAAGGTGGCGTGATCGCCGTCGTGGTCAACGACGAACCCGACAACGACGAGGTCGTGCACCACGCCATGGAGGAAGGACGGCTGCGCAAAGCCACTGTGCGCCAGATTGATCGGCGCCTCGACAGCTGGGTACGGCGCTATCCGGATGTTCGCGTCGAGGTCGTCGCCGCCGGGGCCGGCGTGCGAATGACCGAAAACCACAGCAACGCAATAGACCTCGCAGTCGTGGGACAGGCCGATGCCGACGAGATTACCAAACTCGGCGCCCTCAACTGCCATCCGATTCCGGGCTATCCCGACTGCTCGGTGTTGCTGGTCCGCCACTGA
- a CDS encoding universal stress protein: MAFVTPRSIVVGIDGSKAALRAAHWAVDEAEKADVRLCLLYAIEQDEAAGVADRLAIAESALRRVSGAIEALNRRVKIETEIEHEPPVNALVRASASAAMVCVGAVGLQHFRAGRTSSTASALAMSAHCPVAIIRDRDVHRRQPAHDVVVEIDCAPDNGLVLGAAMEEALLRDAPIQAVMCRHADNGDRRALADLDRRLARWKRHYPQLRVESVGVHGTLMEYLARRQRPVQLVIVGSHDRQHLGELVGPAGNAVLHDAGCSLLIVNRQHL, from the coding sequence ATGGCGTTCGTGACGCCCCGATCGATCGTCGTCGGTATCGACGGCTCGAAAGCGGCTCTGCGCGCCGCACACTGGGCGGTCGACGAGGCGGAAAAGGCTGACGTGCGGCTGTGCCTGCTCTATGCGATCGAACAGGATGAGGCGGCCGGGGTGGCGGACAGACTCGCCATCGCCGAATCCGCCCTGCGCCGAGTCTCCGGTGCAATCGAGGCCCTGAACCGGCGGGTCAAGATCGAGACCGAGATCGAGCACGAGCCGCCGGTCAACGCGTTGGTTCGTGCGTCGGCATCGGCGGCCATGGTGTGCGTGGGTGCGGTTGGTTTGCAACACTTTCGGGCAGGCCGGACCAGCTCGACTGCCTCGGCGCTGGCGATGTCGGCGCATTGCCCGGTAGCGATTATTCGGGACCGTGATGTCCATCGCCGGCAGCCCGCGCATGACGTTGTCGTCGAAATCGACTGTGCCCCCGACAACGGTCTGGTGCTGGGTGCCGCGATGGAGGAAGCATTGCTGCGCGATGCACCAATCCAGGCCGTCATGTGCCGGCATGCCGACAACGGTGATCGCCGGGCGCTCGCCGATCTGGATCGCCGGCTCGCCCGGTGGAAGCGCCACTATCCGCAGCTGCGGGTCGAGTCGGTCGGGGTGCACGGCACTCTGATGGAGTACCTGGCAAGGCGGCAGCGGCCGGTGCAGCTCGTCATCGTCGGCTCGCACGACCGCCAGCATCTGGGGGAGTTGGTCGGGCCCGCCGGCAATGCTGTCCTGCACGACGCCGGCTGCTCGTTGCTGATCGTCAATCGTCAACACTTGTGA
- a CDS encoding response regulator — protein sequence MVTVFLVDDHEVVRRGLADLLASDSELEIVGDAGSVAEAMVRIPALKPDVAVLDVRLPDGNGIELCRELLSELPDLRCLMLTSFTSDEAMLEAILAGASGYVVKDIRGMELAQAIKDVGAGKSLLDNRAAAVLMAKLRDTTEPPDPLSGLTDRERTLLGLLSEGLTNKQIAARMFLAEKTVKNYVSRLLAKLGMERRTQAAVFASKLDQRSTKPTSP from the coding sequence ATGGTCACGGTATTTCTGGTCGACGACCATGAAGTCGTTCGTCGCGGTCTTGCCGACCTGCTCGCCTCGGACTCTGAGCTCGAAATCGTCGGCGATGCTGGTTCGGTGGCCGAGGCGATGGTGCGAATACCCGCGTTGAAGCCCGACGTCGCGGTGCTCGACGTTCGTCTTCCCGACGGCAATGGAATCGAGTTGTGCCGGGAGCTGCTGTCCGAGCTTCCGGACCTGCGGTGTCTGATGCTGACGTCGTTCACCTCCGACGAGGCAATGCTCGAGGCGATTCTGGCCGGTGCCAGCGGCTACGTCGTCAAGGACATCCGGGGCATGGAGCTGGCTCAGGCGATCAAGGATGTCGGCGCCGGTAAATCGTTGCTGGACAACCGGGCCGCCGCCGTGCTGATGGCGAAACTGCGCGACACCACCGAGCCGCCCGATCCGCTTTCCGGATTGACCGATCGGGAGCGAACTCTGCTTGGACTGCTCAGCGAGGGATTGACCAACAAGCAGATCGCCGCGCGCATGTTTCTCGCCGAGAAGACGGTCAAAAACTACGTATCGCGATTGCTGGCCAAACTCGGTATGGAGCGTCGGACCCAGGCAGCGGTGTTCGCCTCGAAGCTGGACCAGCGATCTACCAAACCCACGTCGCCGTAG
- a CDS encoding Acg family FMN-binding oxidoreductase: MPTTPGSGVLKEAVRLAGRAPSVLNSQPWHWVAEGGTLRLFLDRRHLVPGTDHSGRQALISCGCALDHLRVAMLAAGWDAVTERFPNPNNPDHLASIEFRRVEHVTKSQDDRVQAILLRRTDRLPFSEPTFWTLFEPVLRRALDDGEVRLDVLDDDARPQLAAASQLSAALRRDDYPYHEELAWWTSRFVVSEGIPPSALVSDEERPRVGVARDFPGRSHQSRRPEVEVDWSKILLLSTPEDTRSDALRCGEALSSVLLECTMAGLATCPLTHLIELDECRDIVRGLIDGSDQPQVLVRVGVTPAMEVLPPPTPRRPLDEVLEIS, translated from the coding sequence ATGCCCACGACACCGGGCAGCGGGGTCCTGAAGGAAGCGGTTCGACTGGCCGGCCGTGCACCGTCGGTGCTCAACAGCCAGCCCTGGCACTGGGTGGCCGAAGGCGGCACTCTGCGCTTGTTCCTCGATCGGCGCCACCTGGTGCCGGGCACGGATCATTCGGGGCGGCAAGCGCTCATCAGTTGTGGTTGCGCCCTGGATCATCTCCGGGTCGCCATGCTGGCCGCCGGGTGGGACGCGGTCACCGAACGGTTCCCGAACCCGAACAACCCGGACCACCTGGCGTCGATCGAATTCCGCCGGGTCGAGCACGTCACCAAGTCCCAGGACGATCGCGTCCAGGCGATCCTGCTTCGCCGGACCGATCGGCTGCCCTTCTCAGAACCGACGTTCTGGACGCTGTTCGAACCCGTTTTGCGCCGTGCGCTCGACGACGGTGAGGTGAGGCTCGATGTGCTCGATGACGATGCGCGCCCGCAGTTGGCCGCCGCCTCGCAGCTGAGCGCCGCGCTTCGCCGCGACGACTACCCGTACCACGAGGAACTTGCTTGGTGGACTTCGCGTTTCGTGGTGAGTGAAGGCATACCGCCGAGCGCGCTGGTTTCCGACGAAGAACGCCCGCGGGTCGGTGTGGCGCGCGACTTCCCGGGCCGGAGCCATCAGAGTCGGCGACCCGAGGTCGAGGTCGACTGGTCGAAGATTCTGCTGCTGTCGACTCCGGAAGACACCAGATCGGACGCATTGCGGTGCGGCGAAGCGCTGTCGTCCGTCTTGCTGGAATGCACGATGGCCGGCCTGGCCACCTGCCCCCTGACGCACCTGATCGAACTGGACGAGTGCCGCGACATTGTTCGCGGCCTGATCGACGGATCGGACCAGCCGCAGGTGCTCGTCCGTGTCGGGGTGACGCCGGCCATGGAAGTGCTTCCCCCGCCGACGCCACGGCGTCCGTTGGACGAGGTCCTGGAGATCAGCTAG